A window of the Acidithiobacillus thiooxidans ATCC 19377 genome harbors these coding sequences:
- a CDS encoding flagellar assembly protein FliH, which yields MNKGAEIISRDSSAQVQRWQLPEVKNFSPDSQGATGSSLEEGETLSAAAVALPTAEQLQAIYAESEQKGHEQGYQQGFKEGQAEGYQEGLARAEAERRSLQDILSGLFSPLQALDASVEQSLLALSLEIARQVIRHELRLRPQVLLPLLKEALRAVPLRSVNPVIRLHPDDVDMLQRLMPELADQGVDLLADPQIERGGVLVSAGLDDNAARPDRRWQDRDIDHAATQLDLRLENRWRAVLERLFGELSV from the coding sequence GTGAACAAGGGTGCGGAGATCATCTCCAGAGACAGCAGTGCTCAGGTACAGCGCTGGCAATTGCCGGAGGTCAAAAATTTTTCACCTGATTCCCAAGGTGCCACGGGCTCGTCACTGGAAGAGGGCGAAACCCTTTCTGCTGCCGCCGTCGCTTTACCAACCGCTGAACAACTCCAGGCCATTTATGCGGAAAGTGAGCAGAAAGGGCATGAGCAGGGTTATCAGCAAGGTTTTAAAGAAGGGCAGGCCGAAGGCTATCAAGAGGGGCTGGCCCGCGCAGAAGCTGAAAGACGTTCTTTGCAGGATATTCTTTCCGGTCTTTTTTCGCCCTTACAAGCCCTGGATGCCAGTGTTGAGCAATCTTTGCTGGCGCTGTCTCTGGAAATCGCCCGCCAGGTTATTCGTCACGAATTGCGGCTCCGCCCGCAAGTCTTGCTGCCCTTGTTGAAGGAAGCATTGCGCGCGGTACCTCTGCGGAGTGTGAACCCGGTTATTCGTTTGCATCCTGATGATGTGGATATGCTGCAGCGTCTTATGCCTGAGCTTGCCGACCAGGGAGTGGATTTGCTTGCTGATCCCCAAATCGAACGGGGAGGCGTCCTGGTTTCTGCGGGTCTGGATGATAATGCGGCCAGACCCGACCGCCGTTGGCAGGATCGGGATATTGATCATGCGGCCACTCAGCTTGATTTGCGCCTGGAAAATCGCTGGCGTGCCGTTCTCGAACGCTTGTTTGGTGAGCTTTCGGTATGA
- the fliG gene encoding flagellar motor switch protein FliG — translation MSTSEDLSGMDRSAILLLSLGEDEAAEVMRHLGPREVQKLGAAMARMSHISTDQVQVVLSDFRSRLERQTSLGVGSDQYIRAMLTKALGADKAGNLIDRILHGGDASGLENLKWMDARSIADLIKLEHPQVVAMIFAYMEPEQAGEVIHHLPDRLVSEAMMRLASLETVQPAAIRELNEILEEQISGEAQSLQVASLGGPKAAADVLNRLETSLSSSILDNMRETDDELADKVQEKMFVFDDLIKLDDRSMQVLLREIPSDGFVTALKGANAALREKFFANMSKRAAEMMRDDLEAKGPVRVSEVESSQKAILQIATRLDAAGQLSLGGGSSEAML, via the coding sequence ATGAGCACGAGTGAAGATCTCAGTGGCATGGATCGTAGTGCCATTCTTTTGTTGAGTCTCGGTGAGGATGAAGCTGCTGAAGTCATGCGCCACCTGGGACCGCGAGAAGTGCAGAAGCTTGGTGCGGCAATGGCCCGGATGTCGCATATCTCCACGGACCAGGTACAGGTGGTTCTTTCGGATTTTCGCTCCCGACTGGAGCGCCAGACTTCTCTGGGCGTGGGCAGCGACCAGTATATTCGGGCCATGTTGACCAAGGCTCTGGGCGCGGATAAAGCGGGTAATCTGATTGATCGGATTCTTCATGGTGGTGATGCCAGTGGTCTGGAGAATCTGAAATGGATGGACGCCCGTTCCATAGCCGACTTGATCAAACTGGAGCATCCCCAGGTGGTTGCCATGATTTTTGCCTATATGGAGCCGGAGCAGGCGGGAGAGGTCATTCATCATCTTCCTGATCGCCTGGTCAGTGAAGCCATGATGCGTCTGGCCAGCCTGGAAACGGTGCAGCCTGCGGCCATTCGCGAGTTGAATGAAATTCTGGAGGAACAAATTTCCGGTGAAGCGCAAAGCCTGCAGGTTGCCAGCCTGGGCGGACCAAAAGCCGCCGCTGATGTTCTGAACCGCCTGGAAACCAGTCTTTCATCCAGCATTCTCGACAACATGCGTGAGACCGACGATGAGTTGGCCGACAAGGTTCAGGAAAAAATGTTTGTCTTTGACGACCTGATCAAGCTGGATGACCGCAGCATGCAGGTGTTACTGCGTGAAATACCCTCGGATGGTTTTGTGACGGCGCTGAAGGGTGCCAATGCCGCACTGCGCGAAAAATTCTTTGCCAACATGTCCAAACGTGCGGCAGAAATGATGCGCGATGATCTTGAGGCCAAAGGTCCGGTACGGGTCAGTGAGGTGGAAAGCAGTCAGAAGGCGATTTTGCAGATAGCTACGCGACTGGATGCCGCCGGTCAGCTCAGTCTGGGTGGTGGCAGCAGCGAGGCCATGTTGTGA
- the fliF gene encoding flagellar basal-body MS-ring/collar protein FliF yields the protein MATEAATNLNLAGGAAQVQRRWQELPPNRRLGVLVALAAVLAVLIAVIFMNGSPSYKVLYTNLSDRDGGQVIAELQKLNVPYQIGDGGAVISVPANQVYATRMKLAADGLPKGAGVGFAILDHEPMGTSDFVEHVNYQRALEGSLERTIASLSSVEGAKVHLAMPKPSVFLSEQEKPTASVMLNLYPGRELSGAQVAGIVHLVAASVPGLMDKNVTVVDQHGNILSTRGNADNGLQPSQLAYQRSVDQQYEKRIQAILTPIVGAKGVRVAVSADIDFAKSESSSVSYGKGQILSQQTHSTSGTGGSGPYGVPGALSNTPPGVAVAPLVAPVASDLSPGALIALAPTLKMLAPTESSADSTTNYDVDKTIVHTVQPVGTVKRLSVAVLVDDQVSESSLGAVKAKPLSTAQLAQIQQLVEDAIGYNAKRGDTVKVVNMPFTTQSAASALPWWQQSWFLNLLNSGLRYLVILFVALLLYFGVVRPLLKRRARQEPGMESADIESGEKSVNEARAASPESAAAMANAEAIREQVNIPGNPLETDLYVSRQLVMQDPARAAQVVKEWLSNEHE from the coding sequence GCTCTGGCTGCCGTGCTTGCCGTTCTGATTGCCGTGATTTTCATGAACGGAAGTCCTTCCTACAAGGTTTTGTACACCAATCTTTCGGATCGTGATGGTGGGCAGGTTATTGCCGAGTTACAGAAGCTGAATGTGCCCTACCAAATCGGTGATGGCGGTGCAGTGATTTCCGTACCCGCCAATCAGGTTTATGCGACCCGCATGAAATTGGCCGCAGACGGGTTACCCAAAGGTGCCGGTGTGGGTTTTGCCATTCTTGACCATGAACCCATGGGGACCAGTGATTTTGTGGAGCACGTGAATTACCAGCGTGCTTTGGAAGGTTCTCTGGAGAGAACCATCGCCTCCCTTAGTTCTGTGGAGGGAGCCAAAGTACATCTGGCCATGCCCAAGCCCTCGGTATTCCTGAGCGAGCAGGAAAAACCCACGGCTTCGGTGATGCTGAACCTGTATCCCGGTCGCGAACTCAGCGGTGCCCAGGTGGCAGGCATTGTTCATCTGGTTGCTGCCAGCGTGCCGGGGCTGATGGACAAAAATGTTACGGTAGTGGATCAGCATGGCAATATACTGAGCACCCGTGGCAATGCGGATAATGGATTACAACCTTCCCAGCTGGCTTACCAGCGTAGCGTGGACCAGCAATACGAAAAACGTATTCAGGCTATTCTGACCCCTATTGTCGGTGCCAAAGGCGTGCGCGTAGCCGTATCGGCAGATATTGATTTCGCCAAAAGTGAAAGCAGTTCGGTGAGTTATGGTAAAGGTCAGATTCTCAGCCAGCAGACCCATAGCACTTCTGGAACCGGTGGTTCCGGGCCTTACGGGGTTCCTGGAGCACTCTCCAACACGCCTCCCGGAGTGGCGGTAGCTCCCCTGGTTGCGCCGGTGGCTTCCGATTTGTCACCTGGAGCGCTTATTGCTCTGGCCCCCACGCTGAAAATGCTGGCGCCTACTGAAAGCAGTGCGGATTCAACCACCAACTACGATGTGGACAAGACCATTGTGCACACGGTTCAGCCGGTAGGAACCGTCAAGCGCCTGTCAGTGGCCGTGCTCGTCGATGACCAGGTTTCCGAAAGTTCTCTGGGTGCCGTCAAGGCAAAACCTTTATCGACGGCGCAATTGGCGCAAATCCAGCAGCTGGTGGAAGATGCCATTGGCTATAATGCCAAGCGGGGCGATACGGTCAAGGTCGTCAATATGCCTTTCACTACCCAGTCAGCAGCAAGCGCATTGCCCTGGTGGCAGCAGTCCTGGTTCCTGAATCTCCTGAACAGCGGGCTGCGTTATCTGGTCATTCTTTTTGTGGCTTTGCTCCTCTATTTTGGTGTTGTCCGCCCGCTTTTAAAACGTCGTGCGCGCCAGGAACCCGGCATGGAGAGTGCGGATATAGAATCTGGAGAAAAATCCGTGAATGAGGCGCGGGCTGCCTCTCCAGAATCAGCAGCAGCAATGGCTAATGCTGAAGCCATTCGCGAGCAGGTCAACATTCCCGGTAATCCCCTGGAAACCGATTTGTATGTCTCCCGGCAGCTGGTCATGCAAGACCCGGCCAGAGCAGCCCAGGTTGTCAAAGAATGGTTGTCTAATGAGCACGAGTGA